In a single window of the Lynx canadensis isolate LIC74 chromosome E2, mLynCan4.pri.v2, whole genome shotgun sequence genome:
- the LENG9 gene encoding leukocyte receptor cluster member 9, producing MAAEPESPPSACRFFLEGRCRFGARCRQPHPGAPASAQPSREAEAGAKKPPLRTAAAVIQRIRWDPRLDPADFSVGYADRFLGVREEPFCAFCWDEPLAALGPGVLAVPQHRVRYFRFRGRLVWDRASRTDHVFGSGLAAGRGPTILDALDSGGAHDGEDAHVGEGAHGPQDVHDGEDARAREDAPEAGDTRDGEDAHVGEDDAHGPQDAHDGEDAHVGEDAHGARNASDSEDAHGPQDAYDGKDARDSEDAHVGEDTHGAQDAHGEKDALGGVAAAPANIRVEEHRAPHWTELEVGRRPATAARTTEPRGGKGQAQAAPGRPAGDFPETEAEWGPGAWPSDCGEAAGARAAGPRQPRPTHFVALMVTDPGLQARVARTQEELVRAAPWCAAFMVPAGALHLTLALLRLAGPGEVAAALGALRRALSAPGLQAPPQVRFRRPLLLRHHVLCAPPCPSLENMAQVLRQRLEAEGLRVVQPLGGLHPHLTLAKVPQGSQVCLPEPKFIPGQELGSQPLGKLWLCRVGRAGDTYRPLAEMPLG from the coding sequence ATGGCGGCCGAGCCCGAGTCGCCGCCGTCGGCCTGCCGCTTCTTCCTGGAGGGCCGCTGCCGCTTCGGCGCCCGCTGCCGCCAGCCCCACCCCGGGGCGCCGGCCTCGGCACAGCCTAGCCGCGAGGCCGAGGCCGGGGCCAAAAAACCCCCGTTGCGCACGGCCGCGGCCGTCATCCAGCGCATCCGCTGGGACCCGCGCCTCGACCCTGCCGACTTCTCTGTGGGCTACGCCGACCGCTTCCTGGGCGTGCGCGAGGAGCCCTTCTGCGCCTTCTGCTGGGACGAGCCGCTGGCGGCGCTGGGACCCGGCGTGCTGGCTGTGCCGCAGCACCGGGTGCGCTACTTCCGCTTCCGGGGCCGCCTCGTGTGGGACCGCGCCTCGCGTACGGACCACGTCTTCGGCTCGGGCTTGGCGGCCGGTCGCGGGCCCACCATCCTGGACGCGCTCGACAGCGGGGGCGCGCACGACGGTGAGGATGCCCATGTCGGCGAAGGCGCCCACGGGCCCCAGGACGTGCACGATGGCGAGGACGCGCGTGCCCGCGAAGACGCCCCTGAGGCTGGGGATACGCGTGACGGCGAGGACGCCCATGTCGGCGAAGACGACGCCCATGGGCCCCAGGACGCGCACGACGGTGAGGATGCCCATGTCGGCGAAGATGCCCACGGGGCCCGAAATGCGAGTGACAGCGAGGATGCCCACGGGCCCCAGGACGCGTATGATGGCAAGGACGCGCGTGACAGCGAGGATGCCCACGTCGGCGAAGACACCCACGGGGCCCAGGACGCACACGGCGAAAAGGATGCGCTCGGCGGCGTAGCGGCCGCCCCTGCCAACATCCGAGTGGAAGAGCACAGAGCACCCCACTGGACAGAACTAGAAGTGGGGCGGAGGCCAGCCACCGCAGCCAGGACCACGGAGCCACGGGGCGGGAAGGGGCAGGCCCAGGCTGCCCCGGGAAGGCCCGCGGGAGATTTCCCGGAAACCGAAGCAGAGTGGGGTCCTGGGGCCTGGCCCTCAGACTGCGGAGAGGCCGCTGGGGCCAGGGCCGCGGGGCCTCGCCAGCCCCGCCCCACGCATTTTGTGGCTCTCATGGTGACTGACCCTGGGCTGCAGGCGAGAGTAGCCAGGACCCAAGAAGAGCTGGTCCGAGCCGCGCCCTGGTGCGCCGCGTTCATGGTACCCGCGGGCGCGCTGCACCTGACACTGGCCCTCCTGAGGCTAGCAGGCCCTGGGGAGGTAGCCGCGGCCCTTGGTGCACTGAGGCGTGCGCTCTCGGCTCCAGGGCTTCAGGCACCCCCGCAGGTGAGGTTTAGGCGCCCGCTTCTCCTGAGGCACCATGtactctgtgcccctccctgcccctccctggaaaATATGGCCCAAGTGCTGAGACAGAGGCTAGAGGCGGAGGGGCTCAGAGTAGTTCAGCCCCTAGGGGGGCTACACCCCCACCTCACCTTGGCCAAGGTGCCCCAAGGTTCTCAAGTCTGCCTCCCTGAGCCCAAGTTCATCCCTGGACAGGAGCTAGGGAGCCAGCCCCTGGGGAAGCTCTGGTTGTGCCGCGTGGGCAGGGCAGGAGATACCTACCGGCCCCTGGCTGAGATGCCCCTGGGGTGA
- the CDC42EP5 gene encoding cdc42 effector protein 5: MPVLKQLGPAQPKKRPERGALSISAPLGDFRHTLHVGRGGDAFGDTSFLSRHGGGPPPEPRAPPAGAPRSAPPPAVPQPPPPVLRTPAPADPLLSFHLDLGPSMLDAVLGVMDAERPGAAAAKPDLDPSSGAQHPRARCHPNADLERDDVIGL; this comes from the coding sequence ATGCCGGTGCTGAAGCAGCTGGGCCCCGCGCAGCCCAAGAAGCGGCCGGAGCGCGGCGCCCTCTCCATCTCCGCGCCGCTCGGCGACTTCCGGCACACGCTGCACGTGGGGCGCGGTGGCGACGCCTTCGGGGACACTTCGTTCCTGAGCCGTCACGGCGGCGGGCCGCCGCCCGAGCCCCGGGCGCCGCCCGCCGGGGCCCCGCGCTCCGCGCCGCCGCCCGCGGTGCCGCAGCCCCCGCCGCCGGTCCTCCGCACGCCCGCGCCCGCCGACCCGCTGCTGTCCTTCCACCTGGATTTAGGCCCCTCCATGCTGGACGCGGTGCTGGGCGTCATGGACGCGGAGCGCCCGGGGGCCGCTGCCGCCAAGCCCGACTTGGACCCCAGCTCTGGGGCACAGCACCCCAGGGCCCGCTGCCACCCCAACGCGGACCTCGAGAGGGACGACGTCATCGGCCTGTAG